The DNA region GTGGCAGGGGCCCTACGCACCATCGCCGTCGAGCCTTCGCCGCAGTTGCCGGTACGCACCCGACCGATCGCGGCCCGGGACTTCGCCCGGGAACGGGCCGTCGGCACCGACCGTACGACCCCGCTGCTGCGCTACGCCGACGAGCGGATCCGGCGGCACCCGGTGCCGGTCGGCGATCTGGTACTGGTACACGGCGACCTGTGGCAGGGCAACCTGATGTGGACCGGCGACGCCGTCACCGGGCTGATCGACTGGGATATGGCAGAAGTCGGCGACAACGGCATCGACCTGTCCGCGCTGCGGCTGGACGCGGCGCTGATGTTCGGCGGGAACGCAGCTGACCAGGTTCTCGCCAGCTGGGCCGACGTCACCGGCGTACGCCCGCAGTCACTCGCCTACTGGGACGCGGTCGCAGCGCAGAACCTGCCCAGTGATCTGGCGCTGTCTCTCGCCACGATCCACGTCCAGGGCCGCCACGACCTGTCGGCGGCGACCCTCAACGCCCGCCGCGACGCCTTCCTCACCGCCGCGCTGAACCGGCTGGGATAGCTGGCCGACCAAGCTGAAGATCAATGTGAGCGCTATGGGTGTCAACCAGCGTGGATGAGACCATGGTGCTCACATTGATCTTGGCACTGACCCACGACGGTCACGTCACGCTGGCAGCCGAGCTGCTACGTACGTCAGGCCGGCAGGAAGGGGCGGACGTCCTCGGCGGCGGCGTCGCCGTACGAGTCGGCGAGACGCTTGAGGAAGATGTCCGGCTTGACGTCGTACTCCTGCGGGCCGGTGGTCTCCAGCACCAGCGCGGCGACCAGGCAGCCGACCTGCGCCGCCCGCTCCAGGCCGAGGCCCCAGCCGAGGGTGGCGAAGAAACCGGCCCGGAACCCGTCACCGACGCCGGTCGGGTCGTCGGCGACGACGTCGCGGGCCACCGGTACGTGGATCCGCTCGATGCCCCGGCCGGTGATCTCCACCCCGTCGGCGCCGAGCGTGGTGACCCGTACCGTCACCAGGTCGAGCAGCTGGTCGCCGGTGAGGCCGACCTTGCTCTCCAGCAGCGACCGCTCGTACTCGTTGGTCAGCAGATACTCTGCCCCGTCGATGAGTTGGCGGACGTCCTCGCCACTCATCCGGGCCAGCTGCTGCGACGGGTCGGCGGCGAACCGGTAGCCCCGGTCGCGGCACTCGGCCGAGTGGCGCAGCATCGCCTCGGGGTCGTTGGCGCTGACCAGCACCAGGTCGAGCCCGCCGACCCGGGCGGCGACCGGGGCCAG from Solwaraspora sp. WMMD791 includes:
- a CDS encoding aminoglycoside phosphotransferase family protein, which encodes MATVPDHAVLDWVAGMIGGDATVRVVRGLRAGDNPWLLRITQRGRTTEAVLKTVDPARPARLFTEIAALRLAEEQGVAAPRIIGYDTGDTGSGSVALLQTVVPGRSAIPIEPTAARLRAMGAVAGALRTIAVEPSPQLPVRTRPIAARDFARERAVGTDRTTPLLRYADERIRRHPVPVGDLVLVHGDLWQGNLMWTGDAVTGLIDWDMAEVGDNGIDLSALRLDAALMFGGNAADQVLASWADVTGVRPQSLAYWDAVAAQNLPSDLALSLATIHVQGRHDLSAATLNARRDAFLTAALNRLG
- a CDS encoding carbohydrate kinase family protein → MKIAVTGSIATDHLMHFPGRFAGQLIADQLDKVSLSFLVDDLVVRRGGVAANISFGMAQLGLRPVLLGAVGVDFADYRSWLERHGVDCDSVHVSELAHTARFVCTTDDDLCQIASFYAGAMSEARNIELAPVAARVGGLDLVLVSANDPEAMLRHSAECRDRGYRFAADPSQQLARMSGEDVRQLIDGAEYLLTNEYERSLLESKVGLTGDQLLDLVTVRVTTLGADGVEITGRGIERIHVPVARDVVADDPTGVGDGFRAGFFATLGWGLGLERAAQVGCLVAALVLETTGPQEYDVKPDIFLKRLADSYGDAAAEDVRPFLPA